In the Candidatus Eisenbacteria bacterium genome, one interval contains:
- a CDS encoding AP2/ERF family transcription factor, producing MKKIMLTQQTFTIVNDEDYKRLAPFKWYNHHGYAVRNIQVGYKKRKSLSMHQVILKPRKGFEIDHINGNELDNRRSNLRRVTHANNMFNQKKRTFRGAPTTSKYRGVSFTQGTWRAMIGYHYKNILVGRFDNEIEAARAYDKAARKLHGKFARLNMPPE from the coding sequence ATGAAGAAAATCATGCTTACCCAACAGACATTTACTATTGTTAACGATGAGGATTACAAAAGACTGGCACCGTTCAAATGGTATAACCATCACGGTTATGCAGTACGGAATATCCAAGTAGGTTACAAGAAACGCAAATCCCTTTCAATGCACCAGGTCATTCTAAAGCCTCGAAAGGGATTTGAGATTGACCATATAAATGGAAACGAATTAGATAACCGTCGTTCAAATCTTCGTAGGGTTACTCATGCAAACAATATGTTTAATCAGAAAAAGCGTACGTTCAGAGGTGCTCCTACTACTTCAAAATATCGGGGTGTTTCATTCACCCAGGGTACGTGGCGTGCAATGATTGGTTATCATTACAAAAACATACTTGTTGGTCGCTTTGATAATGAGATTGAAGCTGCAAGAGCGTATGATAAGGCAGCACGAAAGTTGCACGGTAAGTTTGCTCGACTAAACATGCCACCAGAGTAA